The proteins below come from a single Cannabis sativa cultivar Pink pepper isolate KNU-18-1 chromosome 3, ASM2916894v1, whole genome shotgun sequence genomic window:
- the LOC115710611 gene encoding uncharacterized protein LOC115710611, translating into MINFLILIILSPILLCVPLISGDNNQSNSCRSYCGNITIDYPFSLKNGCGHPGYRDLLFCMNDVLMYHISSGSYRVLDIDYAYQALTLHDPHMSTCDDIVLGGRGNGFAVESWRAPYMTPAADNVFMLIGCSARSPLFQGFPGKHLPCRNVSGMSCEEYYGCPAWDMVGHKRMGSMFGSGPPECCALSFEAIKAINLSKLECEGYSSAYSLAPLRVEGPNEWFYGIRVKYSVHGNDEFCRACEATGGTCGYGSDGIRQICMCGSTNSTSNCDSVKPSSSKRLYTVADTFAGFLMSLLAWMTIM; encoded by the coding sequence ATGAtcaattttcttattttgatcaTACTCTCACCAATATTACTATGTGTTCCACTAATTTCAGGTGATAACAACCAATCAAATTCATGTAGATCATATTGTGGTAACATAACAATAGATTACCCGttttcactcaaaaatggaTGCGGGCACCCGGGTTACCGAGATCTCTTATTTTGCATGAATGACGTACTTATGTACCACATAAGTTCCGGATCCTACCGGGTCTTGGATATTGACTATGCTTACCAAGCCCTTACCCTCCACGATCCACACATGTCCACATGTGATGACATCGTGCTCGGGGGTAGGGGCAATGGCTTTGCAGTCGAGTCGTGGCGGGCACCGTACATGACACCGGCCGCAGACAACGTGTTCATGCTTATCGGTTGCTCCGCCCGATCGCCGCTCTTTCAAGGGTTTCCGGGTAAACATTTGCCATGTAGGAATGTTTCGGGTATGAGTTGTGAGGAGTATTACGGGTGCCCGGCATGGGATATGGTGGGCCATAAGCGTATGGGCTCAATGTTTGGGTCCGGCCCACCTGAATGCTGTGCATTGTCGTTTGAGGCTATTAAGGCCATTAATCTGAGTAAGTTAGAGTGTGAAGGGTATAGCAGTGCTTATAGTCTGGCCCCATTGAGAGTTGAGGGGCCCAATGAATGGTTTTATGGGATACGTGTGAAGTACTCTGTTCACGGCAATGATGAGTTTTGTAGAGCGTGTGAGGCGACTGGTGGCACGTGCGGATACGGTTCAGACGGCATTAGGCAGATTTGCATGTGTGGGAGCACAAATTCAACCTCAAATTGCGACTCTG
- the LOC115711027 gene encoding rhamnogalacturonate lyase B-like yields the protein MEIQNWSKRISVILGSSLCVIFLLWMLLCSSSTTSSQTNTIRPIRKVLESSIRGRELLSSSSAPRIIHTTQRHKKVIVLDNGLVQISFSNPGGDVIGIKYNNMNNLLEPHNKYSNRGYWDIEWGEGTTSGKANNYDKIEGTHFEIIEADENHIEISFVKKWNDSSRIFPVNMDKRFIMLRNYSGFYTYGILEHPKEAPATQISVVRAAFKLQRKKFNYMAISDDRQRTMPSASDRTKGKRLAYAEAVVLTRPSNPDLKGEVDDKYQYSSDHKDIRVHGWISSNPSVGFWVITPSHEFLTAGPMKQELTSHVGPTSLSVFLSCHYVGKDLMVKLEKGETWKKVYGPISIFLNSASNNPNPESSLWNHAKAQAEEEVAKWPYSFINSKDYPLSDQRGSVIGQLFVKDRYLNKNNIHAKFAYVGLAAPGNAGSWQWENKGYQFWSQADEKGNFIIKNVRPGNYNLYAWVPGVIGDYVYYKTITIQPGSKINLNNLLYQPPRNGPTLWEIGIPDRTASEFYVPHPLSNVTNRLFIDKESHRFRQYGLWDRYTDLYPEKDLEYTVGVNDYRKDWFFAHVNRKLENGTYRQTTWQVKFNLENVVQSKSYTLQLALASASASDLQVRMNERNTYSPIFSTHLLGRDNSIARHGIHGTYWMFSINISGYWLRQGQNILYLTSSRALGPFGGVLYDYLRFEAPSQT from the exons atGGAAATCCAAAATTGGAGTAAACGAATTAGTGTGATTCTAGGTTCGTCCCTTTGTGTGATTTTTCTTTTGTGGATGCTCTTGTGTTCATCATCAACTACTTCATCACAGACCAACACCATCCGGCCTATAAG AAAAGTTTTAGAAAGCTCTATTAGAGGTAGGGAACTATTAAGTTCCTCATCAGCACCTAGGATTATTCATACTACTCAAAGACACAAAAAG GTGATTGTCTTAGACAATGGTCTTGTACAAATCAGTTTTTCAAATCCAGGTGGTGATGTAATTGGAATTAAGTACAACAACATGAACAATCTTCTTGAACCACATAATAAATATAGTAATAGAGG GTATTGGGATATTGAGTGGGGTGAAGGCACAACCAGTGGCAAAGCTAATAATTAtgacaa AATAGAAGGAACCCATTTTGAGATCATTGAGGCAGATGAGAATCATATTGAAATTTCATTCGTTAAAAAATGGAATGACTCCTCTCGCATATTTCCAGTAAATATGGACAAACG ATTTATAATGCTACGTAACTATTCAGGATTCTACACATATGGAATACTTGAACACCCTAAAGAAGCACCAGCTACACAAATTAGTGTTGTTAGGGCTGCTTTCAAGCTTCAAAGAAAAAA ATTTAATTACATGGCAATATCGGATGATAGGCAAAGAACTATGCCTTCAGCTTCAGATCGTACAAAGGGTAAAAGACTTGCTTATGCAGAAGCTGTAGTATTGACTCGTCCATCCAACCCTGACCTTAAAGGAGAg GTTGATGATAAATATCAATACTCAAGTGATCACAAAGATATTAGGGTACATGGTTGGATTAGTTCAAATCCATCAGTGGGCTTTTGGGTAATCACACCAAGCCATGAATTTCTCACAGCTGGGCCTATGAAGCAAGAGCTCACATCTCATGTCGGCCCAACATCACTCTCT GTTTTCTTGAGTTGTCACTATGTTGGAAAGGATCTAATGGTAAAACTTGAGAAAGGAGAGACATGGAAAAAAGTTTATGGCCCCATTTCAATTTTTCTTAATTCTGCCTCAAACAACCCTAATCCTGAATCCTCATTATGGAATCATGCTAAAGCAcag GCAGAAGAGGAAGTTGCCAAATGGCCATATAGCTTCATAAATTCCAAGGACTATCCCCTTTCTGATCAAAGAGGAAGTGTTATAGGTCAATTGTTTGTTAAGGATAG gtACTTgaacaaaaataacatacatgccaAATTTGCTTATGTGGGATTAGCTGCACCTGGAAATGCTGGTTCATGGCAATGGGAAAATAAG GGGTACCAATTTTGGAGTCAAGCAGATGAGAAAGGAAATTTCATCATAAAAAATGTTCGACCCGGCAATTACAATTTATATGCTTGGGTCCCTGGTGTTATAGGAGACTATGTCTACTACAAAACAATTACTATTCAGCCAg GGagcaaaataaatttaaataatctaCTTTATCAACCTCCAAGAAATGGACCTACCCTTTGGGAAATTGGCATTCCTGACCGAACAGCTTCAGAATTTTACGTGCCACACCCATTGTCTAATGTCACTAATAGACTCTTCATCGATAAAGAAAGTCATAG GTTCAGGCAATATGGTTTGTGGGATCGTTATACTGATTTATATCCAGAAAAAGATCTCGAATACACTGTTGGCGTGAATGATTATCGAAAAGATTGGTTCTTTGCTCATGTCAATAG AAAACTAGAAAATGGGACATACCGACAAACGACATGGCAAGTGAAATTCAACCTTGAAAATGTGGTGCAATCCAAAAGCTACACTCTTCAATTAGCATTAGCTTCAGCAAGTGCTTCAGACTTACAG GTTCGAATGAACGAGCGTAATACGTATAGTCCCATATTCTCAACACATTTATTAGGGAGAGATAATTCGATAGCAAGACATGGAATTCATGGGACATATTGGATGTTCAGCATTAATATCTCTGGCTATTGGCTCCGTCAAGGACAAAATATACTTTATTTGACTTCATCAAGAGCTTTAGGTCCTTTTGGAGGAGTACTCTATGATTATCTTCGATTCGAAGCCCCATCTCAAACATAA
- the LOC133036118 gene encoding uncharacterized protein LOC133036118, translating into MKFVRERRGGERRRTIVTKEEEGNLFSVKGGIKHDHNTYMEKLLIIYKNSVQSAYKFLQESKGAWCREANTDFWKRLWSLKIPPKISNFLRRAASGVLPTCFQLQKHYVTVNADCPLCNSSTETIQHALVECSVAKAGWHRSIVDVGAGTATFNSWLLGIFTRRHEVEMEEASMVSWAIWRARNDIVWQKKS; encoded by the exons ATGAAATTTGTGAGAGAAAGAAGGGGCGGCGAGAGGAGACGGACGATCGTGactaaagaagaagaaggaaatctGTTTTCAGTTAAAGGGGGCATCAAACACGATCATAATACATACATGGAAAAA ttactaataatatataaaaattcagTTCAAAGTGCATATAAGTTCTTGCAAGAATCTAAGGGTGCTTGGTGCCGGGAGGCCAATACTGATTTTTGGAAGCGGCTTTGGTCCTTAAAAATTCCTCCTAAGATCAGTAATTTTTTACGGCGAGCTGCTTCGGGTGTGCTTCCAACATGTTTTCAACTCCAAAAGCATTATGTTACTGTCAATGCTGACTGCCCTTTGTGCAACTCTAGTACTGAAACTATTCAACATGCGTTGGTGGAATGCTCGGTTGCAAAGGCTGGTTGGCATCGCAGCATAGTGGACGTCGGGGCTGGGACTGCAACGTTCAACAGCTGGTTGTTGGGAATTTTCACCAGGAGGCACGAAGTTGAAATGGAGGAAGCATCGATGGTGAGTTGGGCTATTTGGCGTGCGCGGAATGACATTGTTTGGCAAAAGAAGAGTTAG
- the LOC115708692 gene encoding uncharacterized protein LOC115708692: MAEAPEETISANSPKLAGTVGWGPATLVAVFAGMLYGGSKEASASVSKDAEVMLKLGSTPDKREQYRLMRDAMEKRFLRITKGSIIGGVRLGLFTAAFYGLQDVLAEKRGVHDVFNVVGAGSATAATFGLILPGSLPWRLRNSAMGSVLGAAICFPLGWVHLKLIEKANEGNAVSHPIGGERKSGVGAAIDRLEGNLNK, from the exons ATGGCGGAAGCTCCCGAAGAAACCATCTCTGCC AATTCTCCAAAACTGGCAGGAACTGTGGGCTGGGGCCCTGCAACTCTCGTTGCCGTATTTGCAGGCATGTTATATGGAGGTAGCAAGGAGGCTTCTGCTTCAGTT AGTAAGGATGCAGAAGTTATGTTGAAGCTTGGGAGTACACCAGACAAGCGTGAGCAGTACCGCTTAATGAGAGATGCAATGGAGAAGAGGTTTCTTCGAATCACTAAGGGCTCGATTATTGGTGGAGTACGGCTCGGGCTCTTCACCGCTGCTTTTTATGGTTTACAAGATGTACTTGCTGAGAAAAGAGGTGTTCATGATGTCTTCAATGTTGTTGGAGCTGGTTCAGCTACTGCTGCAACATTTGGTTTGATAT TACCGGGGTCACTCCCTTGGCGTCTAAGGAATTCAGCGATGGGATCAGTCCTAGGTGCTGCTATTTGCTTCCCACTCG GGTGGGTTCATTTGAAACTGATAGAGAAAGCAAATGAAGGGAATGCAGTTTCACATCCCATAGggggagagagaaagagtggTGTTGGTGCTGCAATTGACAGGCTTGAAGGAAACTTGAACAAGTAA